From one Leptospiraceae bacterium genomic stretch:
- a CDS encoding DNA primase: MSTQEFEIGKLIELARHKKYELTSAGFAALDKIERIAIPKKLKTRKIAVQALHALSDGLVQYGYFSAEERKKLHAEAHMSDAPYKGFKGLFSNSAAPVVEEDIEEDFIPQEEEAKHDYVADGEELDSALSEEEEDEDEEDEDDEDEDDDDLEDDEDDK, from the coding sequence ATGAGCACACAAGAATTTGAAATTGGCAAATTAATTGAACTAGCGAGACACAAAAAATATGAGCTTACCTCCGCTGGTTTTGCTGCCTTGGACAAGATTGAAAGGATAGCAATTCCTAAAAAATTAAAAACTAGAAAGATCGCTGTGCAAGCTTTACATGCACTTTCCGATGGACTTGTTCAATATGGTTATTTTTCAGCAGAAGAAAGAAAGAAACTACACGCAGAAGCACATATGTCAGATGCTCCTTATAAAGGATTCAAAGGTCTATTTTCTAACTCTGCTGCTCCTGTTGTGGAAGAAGACATTGAAGAAGATTTTATTCCTCAAGAAGAAGAAGCTAAGCATGATTATGTTGCTGATGGAGAAGAGTTAGATTCTGCTCTTTCTGAAGAAGAAGAGGATGAAGACGAAGAGGATGAAGATGATGAGGACGAAGATGATGACGATCTCGAAGATGATGAAGACGATAAATAG
- a CDS encoding TlpA family protein disulfide reductase has product MKQIIIFLLTAFLANCYSQKQSNFDVSLYEGLDLLGKPIVLAELPLRRLAINVYAPTCIPCVKEIPALNYLFQEVNKDKSLGLYMVVDPYDIVPDAEPTSSFDELYPKAKAIMEKEVSEKKIELQILIMKRPFRVSQGDGLITGRPETLLFKTKPLILFYNFIGPISEEKELNLIQTENKVKFFKLMLGGA; this is encoded by the coding sequence ATGAAACAAATCATTATTTTTCTATTAACTGCCTTCTTAGCCAATTGTTATTCCCAAAAACAATCTAACTTTGATGTTTCTCTTTACGAAGGTCTAGACCTTTTAGGAAAGCCAATAGTTTTAGCCGAGCTACCACTTCGCCGACTCGCAATCAATGTCTATGCACCTACCTGCATACCTTGCGTTAAAGAGATTCCAGCACTTAATTACCTATTCCAAGAAGTAAACAAAGACAAATCGCTAGGACTCTACATGGTAGTAGACCCCTACGACATCGTTCCTGATGCAGAGCCCACATCCTCTTTCGATGAGCTTTATCCTAAAGCAAAGGCAATTATGGAAAAGGAAGTCTCGGAAAAGAAAATTGAACTCCAAATCCTCATTATGAAAAGACCTTTTAGAGTTTCGCAAGGGGACGGTCTAATTACTGGTAGACCTGAAACGCTCTTATTTAAGACAAAGCCTTTGATTCTATTTTATAACTTCATAGGACCAATCAGTGAAGAAAAAGAATTGAACTTAATTCAAACAGAAAACAAAGTAAAATTTTTCAAACTAATGTTAGGAGGAGCTTAG
- a CDS encoding DUF115 domain-containing protein produces MNLDLSLERGNRAGFVFMDSFPFNGKDVLFVGAAPILEEQMEWIRLNQDRFFILSSDTACYSLLANDIRPDFILSIDAGRGTIYHFRNIPADIPIITWLGANSHIFRLPNPVYLYLSTYPLDQVLHSIIFPDRELVFKNPSLNVAGLAKVIAEYYSANRLILSGVSFKIQSGKTHARGTGYENYNIPKVNRYYPMEAYSPKAYQKEISPKNHLALYHLMESNHMEILKPELISEIKIGTAIYKTKPLSLKVSEKYIDKFKKFLFNQTIQREILSETGLEKASIIEL; encoded by the coding sequence GTGAATTTAGATTTAAGTCTTGAACGCGGAAATAGGGCAGGCTTTGTTTTTATGGATAGTTTTCCCTTTAATGGAAAAGACGTTCTATTTGTAGGAGCGGCTCCTATTTTAGAAGAGCAAATGGAATGGATAAGACTTAATCAAGATCGATTCTTTATTCTGTCTTCGGATACTGCTTGTTATTCACTATTGGCTAATGACATTCGCCCCGACTTTATTCTTTCGATTGATGCAGGGCGGGGAACTATTTATCATTTTAGAAATATTCCTGCTGACATTCCAATCATTACTTGGCTAGGGGCAAATAGTCATATATTCCGATTACCAAATCCTGTTTATTTGTATTTATCTACTTATCCACTCGACCAAGTATTGCATTCCATAATTTTTCCAGATAGAGAGTTAGTGTTTAAAAATCCTTCTCTCAATGTAGCCGGCTTAGCAAAGGTAATCGCTGAGTATTATTCTGCCAATAGACTTATACTAAGTGGGGTAAGTTTTAAAATTCAATCTGGTAAAACACATGCCCGCGGAACAGGCTATGAGAATTATAATATTCCAAAAGTAAATCGGTATTATCCCATGGAGGCATACAGCCCGAAGGCTTACCAAAAAGAAATCAGCCCTAAGAATCATTTGGCACTTTATCATCTAATGGAAAGTAACCATATGGAGATACTAAAGCCGGAATTGATTTCCGAAATAAAAATCGGAACGGCGATATATAAGACGAAACCGCTTTCACTTAAAGTATCCGAAAAATACATTGATAAGTTCAAAAAATTTCTATTCAATCAAACGATTCAAAGAGAAATACTGAGTGAAACAGGTCTAGAAAAAGCTTCTATAATAGAATTGTGA
- a CDS encoding type 1 glutamine amidotransferase, which yields MRSLIIRFLDCEGPGIIENSLRNANYKITYHDAYRKGIQLIPESQQIFDTIILMGGPQSVYDPKEESFFKPYINLVENALAIPCKKVIGVCLGSQILAKALGATVMKGANGAEIGFSKVSVTNTAHNVFQGITSANLTAFHLHGDTFDLPPNTERLISSEKYENQMFSYKNKGYGIQCHFEVTYPMLEVWWKVHKEIPQTIGNISNEIKVKQQEMEANARILFDNIIASKAN from the coding sequence GTGAGAAGTTTAATTATACGCTTTCTAGATTGTGAAGGACCAGGTATAATTGAAAACTCCCTTCGTAATGCGAATTACAAAATTACTTACCATGATGCTTATAGAAAAGGAATTCAACTCATTCCCGAATCCCAGCAAATATTCGACACTATCATTCTTATGGGAGGACCTCAGTCTGTTTATGATCCGAAAGAAGAATCCTTCTTCAAGCCTTATATCAATCTTGTAGAAAACGCGCTGGCAATTCCATGCAAGAAGGTAATTGGTGTTTGCCTCGGCTCACAGATTCTAGCCAAAGCTCTTGGAGCAACAGTAATGAAAGGAGCAAATGGAGCGGAAATTGGTTTTTCTAAAGTCTCCGTTACTAATACCGCACACAATGTGTTTCAAGGAATTACTTCCGCAAATCTCACTGCGTTTCATTTACATGGGGATACGTTTGATTTGCCTCCAAACACAGAAAGACTTATTTCCAGTGAAAAGTATGAAAATCAAATGTTCTCATATAAAAATAAAGGATATGGGATTCAATGTCATTTTGAAGTAACCTACCCAATGCTAGAAGTATGGTGGAAAGTTCACAAAGAAATTCCACAAACCATTGGAAATATATCCAATGAAATCAAAGTTAAACAACAAGAAATGGAAGCGAACGCCCGTATCCTTTTCGATAATATAATTGCGTCTAAGGCGAATTAA